The Arachis hypogaea cultivar Tifrunner chromosome 14, arahy.Tifrunner.gnm2.J5K5, whole genome shotgun sequence genome has a segment encoding these proteins:
- the LOC112744155 gene encoding uncharacterized protein isoform X1, giving the protein MAFNLILWYQPNLVLIVFVLFSCSFCVFSSTDEAGGSGETFTVSSFSYPETRLRPFDLRYIRVDLPPWFSVLSIALNSNVDLDISRIETASQSMLPIICFRDGSPPLPDALNISMTNSAISGINGLDVEQCFPMQKNITMTLTNNQISPGVWYIGLFNGIGPTRTQSKMIIRGPAYSFIANISVEACANSMMRGNFCNSTVYPLSCTSSGNYNALAVMANTAVMENVVTCRSSFKMFCGHEGVPNFFSLDIMNVAEELTFTVKDVRFNTTSLNSSSAANDVHLMCFVRHGAMPSATLYDYTSDLNKVPLVIHSPLIGRWYISIVPVNLTTTRDSNAGVCYSMVSHLLQCPFGKGGPNCTMNSYMLQTFVRRGPTPFESYYLPVSGGASHDSANFPLEPLLSNSSYNGQPDNIWTFFLLDIPRGGAGGNIHVQLSSDVKINYEIYARFGGLPSLVSWDYYYVNKTRRSDSSMFFKLYDSRDDKADFYIMYAREGTWGFGLRHVNTSNDSLKGPTIMSISLERCPKHCSSHGECKFSFDASGLTSYSFCSCDRNHGGFDCSIEIVTHQGACLYQGHVRQSIFLIVSNAAAILPAYWALRKKALAEWVLFTSSGISSGLYHACDVGTWCALSYNVLQFMDFWLSFMAVISTFLYLATIDEVFKRAIHTVIAILTALLAATKATRSSNILLVIVIGALGLLIGWLIEISTKYRSLSIPVRFPLNLHLSFQTIKTWIISLVRTLLRRYNLAYAMAGFAALAMAAVSWTLETSENYWFWHSFWHITIYTSSFFFLCSKANIVDSENHLPANGNYELTHQNSLPRSG; this is encoded by the exons ATGGCTTTCAATTTGATTCTATGGTATCAACCCAATTTGGTTCTTATTGTTTTTGTGCTCTTTTCATGCTCCTTTTGTGTGTTCTCTTCAACTGATGAAGCTGGTGGCAGTGGCGAAACCTTTACTGTTTCGAGCTTCAGCTACCCTGAGACTAGGCTCAGACCCTTTGATTTGCGTTATATCAGAG TTGACTTGCCGCCATGGTTCTCTGTGCTGTCTATAGCATTGAACTCAAATGTAGACCTT GATATCTCAAGAATTGAAACGGCTTCACAAAGTATGTTGCCGATCATATGCTTTAGAGATGGAAGTCCTCCACTGCCAGATGCCTTAAACATATCAATGACGAATTCAGCAATCTCAG GGATAAATGGTCTTGATGTAGAGCAGTGTTTTCCAATGCAGAAAAATATCACTATGACATTGACAAACAATCAG ATATCTCCAGGTGTTTGGTACATTGGCCTTTTCAATGGCATTGGACCTACAAGGACACAGTCAAAGATG ATTATCCGAGGTCCGGCATACTCCTTCATTGCTAATATCAGTGTGGAAGCATGCGCAAATTCAATGATGAGGGGGAATTTCTGTAACAGTACAGTATATCCACTCTCATGCACATCTTCCGGTAACTATAATGCTTTGGCGGTTATGGCGAACAcggcagtaatggagaatgttgTGACCTGCAGGAGTAGTTTTAAAATGTTTTGTGGTCATGAAGGTGTACCAAACTTCTTCTCCTTGGATATAATGAATGTGGCAGAAGAACTTACCTTTACAGTAAAAGATGTCAGATTCAACACTACATCTTTGAATAGCAGTTCTGCTGCAAATGATGTTCATTTAATGTGTTTTGTTCGACACGGTGCAATGCCTTCGGCAACTTTGTATGATTATACCAGTGATTTAAATAAAGTTCCATTGGTTATACATTCTCCACTAATTGGTCGGTGGTACATTAGTATAGTACCTGTCAATCTTACGACGACTCGGGACAGCAATGCTGGAGTTTGCTATTCAATGGTGTCACATCTGCTTCAATGCCCTTTTGGGAAAGGTGGGCCAAATTGTACAATGAATAGCTACATGCTCCAG ACATTTGTAAGGAGAGGTCCAACCCCGTTTGAATCGTACTACTTACCGGTCAGTGGCGGAGCATCACATGATTCGGCAAACTTCCCTCTCGAGCCACTTTTAAGCAACTCATCATACAATGGACAACCAGATAACATTTGGACTTTCTTTCTTTTGGACATACCTCGCGGTGGAGCCGGAGGAAATATTCATGTTCAGCTTTCCTCGGATGTCAAGATCAATTATGAAATATATGCTCGATTTGGTGGATTGCCGTCGCTTGTTAGCTGGGATTATTATTATGTGAACAAGACAAGGAGAAGTGATTCATCCATGTTTTTCAAGCTCTATGATTCAAGGGATGACAAGGCTGATTTTTATATTATGTATGCTAGAGAAGGAACTTGGGGATTTGGTCTAAGACATGTTAATACCAGCAATGATTCTTTAAAGGGGCCAACTATCATGTCAATTTCGCTTGAACGGTGCCCAAAGCATTGTTCCTCCCACGGCGAATGTAAATTCTCTTTTGATGCTAGCGGATTGACATCATACAG CTTCTGCTCTTGTGATCGAAACCATGGAGGCTTTGACTGTAGCATTGAAATTGTAACTCATCAAGGTGCTTGCTTGTATCAAG GACATGTTCGACAATCAATTTTTCTCATTGTCTCGAATGCTGCAGCCATACTTCCTGCCTATTGGGCCCTTAGGAAGAAG GCATTAGCAGAATGGGTTTTATTCACATCCAGTGGAATTTCAAGTGGACTATATCATGCATGTGATGTTGGTACCTGGTGTGCATTAAGCTATAATGTCCTACAG TTCATGGACTTTTGGCTCTCCTTCATGGCTGTGATTAGCACTTTTCTTTATCTTGCTACCATTGATGAAGTATTTAAGAGAGCAATCCACACAGTTATTGCTATCCTTACAGCCCTATTGGCAGCAACAAAAGCAACCAG GTCTTCCAATATTCTTCTTGTTATTGTGATTGGTGCTCTTGGTCTTCTTATTGGATGGTTGATAGAGATCTCAACAAAGTATAGATCCCTTTCAATTCCAGTTCGATTCCCATTGAATTTACATCTCAG TTTTCAAACCATAAAGACATGGATCATTAGTCTTGTCAGGACACTTCTGAGACGGTACAATTTGGCGTATGCTATGGCCGGTTTTGCTGCATTGGCCATGGCAGCAGTAAGCTGGACACTTGAAACTAGTGAAAACTACTGGTTCTGGCATAG CTTTTGGCATATTACAATATAtacatcttctttcttcttcctttgttCAAAGGCAAATATTGTGGATAGTGAGAATCATCTACCAGCAAATGGAAACTATGAGCTGACTCATCAGAATTCGCTTCCAAGAAGTGGTTAG
- the LOC112744155 gene encoding uncharacterized protein isoform X2, which yields MAFNLILWYQPNLVLIVFVLFSCSFCVFSSTDEAGGSGETFTVSSFSYPETRLRPFDLRYIRVDLPPWFSVLSIALNSNVDLDISRIETASQSMLPIICFRDGSPPLPDALNISMTNSAISGINGLDVEQCFPMQKNITMTLTNNQISPGVWYIGLFNGIGPTRTQSKMIIRGPAYSFIANISVEACANSMMRGNFCNSTVYPLSCTSSGNYNALAVMANTAVMENVVTCRSSFKMFCGHEGVPNFFSLDIMNVAEELTFTVKDVRFNTTSLNSSSAANDVHLMCFVRHGAMPSATLYDYTSDLNKVPLVIHSPLIGRWYISIVPVNLTTTRDSNAGVCYSMVSHLLQCPFGKGGPNCTMNSYMLQTFVRRGPTPFESYYLPVSGGASHDSANFPLEPLLSNSSYNGQPDNIWTFFLLDIPRGGAGGNIHVQLSSDVKINYEIYARFGGLPSLVSWDYYYVNKTRRSDSSMFFKLYDSRDDKADFYIMYAREGTWGFGLRHVNTSNDSLKGPTIMSISLERCPKHCSSHGECKFSFDASGLTSYSFCSCDRNHGGFDCSIEIVTHQGHVRQSIFLIVSNAAAILPAYWALRKKALAEWVLFTSSGISSGLYHACDVGTWCALSYNVLQFMDFWLSFMAVISTFLYLATIDEVFKRAIHTVIAILTALLAATKATRSSNILLVIVIGALGLLIGWLIEISTKYRSLSIPVRFPLNLHLSFQTIKTWIISLVRTLLRRYNLAYAMAGFAALAMAAVSWTLETSENYWFWHSFWHITIYTSSFFFLCSKANIVDSENHLPANGNYELTHQNSLPRSG from the exons ATGGCTTTCAATTTGATTCTATGGTATCAACCCAATTTGGTTCTTATTGTTTTTGTGCTCTTTTCATGCTCCTTTTGTGTGTTCTCTTCAACTGATGAAGCTGGTGGCAGTGGCGAAACCTTTACTGTTTCGAGCTTCAGCTACCCTGAGACTAGGCTCAGACCCTTTGATTTGCGTTATATCAGAG TTGACTTGCCGCCATGGTTCTCTGTGCTGTCTATAGCATTGAACTCAAATGTAGACCTT GATATCTCAAGAATTGAAACGGCTTCACAAAGTATGTTGCCGATCATATGCTTTAGAGATGGAAGTCCTCCACTGCCAGATGCCTTAAACATATCAATGACGAATTCAGCAATCTCAG GGATAAATGGTCTTGATGTAGAGCAGTGTTTTCCAATGCAGAAAAATATCACTATGACATTGACAAACAATCAG ATATCTCCAGGTGTTTGGTACATTGGCCTTTTCAATGGCATTGGACCTACAAGGACACAGTCAAAGATG ATTATCCGAGGTCCGGCATACTCCTTCATTGCTAATATCAGTGTGGAAGCATGCGCAAATTCAATGATGAGGGGGAATTTCTGTAACAGTACAGTATATCCACTCTCATGCACATCTTCCGGTAACTATAATGCTTTGGCGGTTATGGCGAACAcggcagtaatggagaatgttgTGACCTGCAGGAGTAGTTTTAAAATGTTTTGTGGTCATGAAGGTGTACCAAACTTCTTCTCCTTGGATATAATGAATGTGGCAGAAGAACTTACCTTTACAGTAAAAGATGTCAGATTCAACACTACATCTTTGAATAGCAGTTCTGCTGCAAATGATGTTCATTTAATGTGTTTTGTTCGACACGGTGCAATGCCTTCGGCAACTTTGTATGATTATACCAGTGATTTAAATAAAGTTCCATTGGTTATACATTCTCCACTAATTGGTCGGTGGTACATTAGTATAGTACCTGTCAATCTTACGACGACTCGGGACAGCAATGCTGGAGTTTGCTATTCAATGGTGTCACATCTGCTTCAATGCCCTTTTGGGAAAGGTGGGCCAAATTGTACAATGAATAGCTACATGCTCCAG ACATTTGTAAGGAGAGGTCCAACCCCGTTTGAATCGTACTACTTACCGGTCAGTGGCGGAGCATCACATGATTCGGCAAACTTCCCTCTCGAGCCACTTTTAAGCAACTCATCATACAATGGACAACCAGATAACATTTGGACTTTCTTTCTTTTGGACATACCTCGCGGTGGAGCCGGAGGAAATATTCATGTTCAGCTTTCCTCGGATGTCAAGATCAATTATGAAATATATGCTCGATTTGGTGGATTGCCGTCGCTTGTTAGCTGGGATTATTATTATGTGAACAAGACAAGGAGAAGTGATTCATCCATGTTTTTCAAGCTCTATGATTCAAGGGATGACAAGGCTGATTTTTATATTATGTATGCTAGAGAAGGAACTTGGGGATTTGGTCTAAGACATGTTAATACCAGCAATGATTCTTTAAAGGGGCCAACTATCATGTCAATTTCGCTTGAACGGTGCCCAAAGCATTGTTCCTCCCACGGCGAATGTAAATTCTCTTTTGATGCTAGCGGATTGACATCATACAG CTTCTGCTCTTGTGATCGAAACCATGGAGGCTTTGACTGTAGCATTGAAATTGTAACTCATCAAG GACATGTTCGACAATCAATTTTTCTCATTGTCTCGAATGCTGCAGCCATACTTCCTGCCTATTGGGCCCTTAGGAAGAAG GCATTAGCAGAATGGGTTTTATTCACATCCAGTGGAATTTCAAGTGGACTATATCATGCATGTGATGTTGGTACCTGGTGTGCATTAAGCTATAATGTCCTACAG TTCATGGACTTTTGGCTCTCCTTCATGGCTGTGATTAGCACTTTTCTTTATCTTGCTACCATTGATGAAGTATTTAAGAGAGCAATCCACACAGTTATTGCTATCCTTACAGCCCTATTGGCAGCAACAAAAGCAACCAG GTCTTCCAATATTCTTCTTGTTATTGTGATTGGTGCTCTTGGTCTTCTTATTGGATGGTTGATAGAGATCTCAACAAAGTATAGATCCCTTTCAATTCCAGTTCGATTCCCATTGAATTTACATCTCAG TTTTCAAACCATAAAGACATGGATCATTAGTCTTGTCAGGACACTTCTGAGACGGTACAATTTGGCGTATGCTATGGCCGGTTTTGCTGCATTGGCCATGGCAGCAGTAAGCTGGACACTTGAAACTAGTGAAAACTACTGGTTCTGGCATAG CTTTTGGCATATTACAATATAtacatcttctttcttcttcctttgttCAAAGGCAAATATTGTGGATAGTGAGAATCATCTACCAGCAAATGGAAACTATGAGCTGACTCATCAGAATTCGCTTCCAAGAAGTGGTTAG
- the LOC112744156 gene encoding protein DETOXIFICATION 34-like has protein sequence MMKSYSEESNNGSSSGELSSKDGVNITKGETPLFVVSSSLEAAELHHAPDGLVEINLGDYEHGINGLKDFIHVFILESIKLWAIAGPIAFNILCNYAVNSFTNIFVGHLGNLELSAVAISLSVISNLSFGFLLGMASALETLCGQAYGAGQVEMLGIYMQRSWIILFGACILLLPIYIYSEPILILLGQDHEIAELAGTFTIQSIPQMFSLAINFTTQKFLQAQSRVAILAWLGFVSLIVHIGILALFIKLLGWGTAGAAAAYNITAWGISLSQLVYVVNWCTEGWKGLSWLAFKDLWNFTKLSFASAIMLCLEIWYFMTLIVLTGHLENPVIAVGSLSICMNIDGWEGMLFIGINAAISVRVSNELGSGHPKAAKYSVIVTVTQSLIFGILSAVIIMVAKDHIAVIFTESVEMQRAVSKLASLLGITMILNSVQPVISGVAVGGGWQALVAYINLFCYYIVGLPLGFLLGYKMGLRVEGIWIGMICGTILQTMILLYIIYTTNWNREVEEASKRMRRWTGQELELHSMS, from the exons ATGATGAAGAGTTATTCAGAGGAGAGCAATAATGGCTCATCCTCTGGTGAATTATCCTCTAAGGATGGTGTTAATATAACAAAGGGTGAGACACCATTGTttgttgtttcttcttctttggaagCTGCAGAGCTTCATCATGCACCTGATGGATTAGTGGAGATAAATTTAGGTGACTATGAACATGGAATAAATGGATTAAAAGATTTTATTCATGTGTTTATTTTGGAGTCTATTAAGCTTTGGGCCATTGCAGGACCTATTGCTTTCAATATACTATGCAATTATGCTGTTAATTCCTTCACAAATATATTTGTTGGCCATCTTGGTAATTTGGAGCTTTCTGCAGTTGCTATCTCCCTCTCTGTCATCTCAAATTTATCATTTGGATTCTTG CTAGGTATGGCTAGTGCACTAGAGACTCTATGTGGTCAAGCATATGGTGCTGGACAAGTAGAAATGCTTGGAATATATATGCAAAGATCTTGGATAATCTTATTTGGTGCATGCATATTGCTCTTACCAATTTACATTTATTCTGAACCAATCCTAATACTCCTTGGTCAAGATCATGAAATTGCTGAGCTTGCTGGAACATTCACAATCCAAAGCATCCCTCAGATGTTCTCCTTGGCCATCAATTTCACCACACAAAAGTTCTTGCAAGCACAAAGTAGAGTTGCAATTCTAGCATGGCTTGGTTTTGTATCCCTCATTGTCCACATTGGCATTCTTGCACTTTTCATCAAGTTGCTTGGTTGGGGAACAGCAGGTGCTGCTGCAGCATATAATATAACTGCTTGGGGAATTTCTTTGTCACAATTGGTTTATGTTGTTAATTGGTGCACTGAAGGGTGGAAGGGTTTGTCATGGTTAGCATTTAAGGATCTTTGGAATTTTACCAAGTTGTCTTTTGCTTCAGCTATCATGCTTTGCCTTGAGATTTGGTATTTCATGACTTTGATTGTTCTCACTGGACACCTTGAGAACCCAGTTATTGCTGTTGGCTCACTTTCAATATG CATGAATATAGATGGTTGGGAAGGCATGCTATTCATAGGGATCAATGCAGCTATTAG TGTGAGGGTTTCCAATGAGCTTGGATCAGGGCACCCGAAAGCAGCAAAGTATTCAGTGATTGTGACAGTTACTCAGTCCCTCATCTTTGGAATACTTTCTGCTGTCATTATTATGGTTGCAAAAGATCATATTGCTGTCATTTTCACTGAGAGTGTAGAAATGCAAAGGGCAGTTTCTAAGTTAGCATCACTTCTTGGCATTACCATGATACTCAATAGTGTTCAACCAGTTATATCAG GTGTAGCTGTTGGAGGAGGTTGGCAAGCATTGGTAGCTTACATCAACCTTTTTTGTTACTACATTGTTGGACTCCCTCTTGGATTTCTTCTTGGTTACAAGATGGGCTTAAGAGTGGAG GGTATCTGGATTGGAATGATATGTGGGACAATATTACAGACAATGATCTTGCTGTATATTATCTATACTACCAATTGGAATAGAGAG GTTGAAGAAGCATCAAAACGAATGCGGAGATGGACAGGTCAAGAATTGGAGCTTCATTCCATGAGCTAG
- the LOC112744158 gene encoding probable E3 ubiquitin-protein ligase RHB1A, with protein sequence MGGCCCSARKPHLHGTPVYYYCPPTLEERELLTSNDASAASLTAGLLIGLNLDASTPDTFQPPPAPLPYDVVFGGSASTDSESGRETVSGSSFETLIAREDLEEAESKVKAQENSEPISPKKAELLKSNQTQVLLTEEEDVCPICLEEYDVENPKNLTKCEHHFHLSCILEWMERSDSCPICDQEMIF encoded by the exons ATGGGAGGTTGCTGTTGTTCTGCCAGAAAACCTCATCTGCATGGAACACCAGTTTATTactat TGCCCGCCAACTTTGGAGGAGCGCGAGTTGTTAACCTCTAATGATGCTTCTGCTGCTTCACTCACTGCTGGATTGCTGATTGGCTTAAACCTGGATGCGTCCACACCCGATACTTTCCAGCCGCCTCCTGCGCCTCTGCCTTATGATGTGGTCTTTGGAGGTTCTGCATCAACAGATTCTGAGTCTGGTAGAGAAACCGTTAGTGGTAGTAGTTTCGAGACTTTAATTGCACGAGAAGATCTCGAAGAAGCAGAAAGTAAAGTTAAAGCTCAAGAAAATTCTGAGCCTATATCTCCCAAGAAGGCAGAGCTATTAAAATCAAATCAGACTCAAGTATTACTGACAGAAGAAGAGGATGTTTGTCCAATTTGTCTCGAAG AATATGATGTTGAGAATCCCAAAAATCTGACGAAATGCGAGCACCACTTTCACCTGTCTTGCATTCTTGAGTGGATGGAAAGAAGTGACTCCTGCCCGATATGCGATCAG gaAATGATATTTTGA